The following are from one region of the Paramagnetospirillum magnetotacticum MS-1 genome:
- the ybaK gene encoding Cys-tRNA(Pro) deacylase has product MSKTTRATQALDKAGVAYETCTYAYDPDADKIGMQAAQSLGVSPSMVLKTLMVLADSKPACVVVPSDCEVSMKKLAAALAAKSAQMMKPADAERLTGFVVGGISPFGQKRAVPTVMEQAALAHPQVFINGGQRGLQVKLAPADALKALGAKAAAVVA; this is encoded by the coding sequence ATGTCCAAGACGACGCGGGCAACCCAAGCCCTGGACAAGGCAGGCGTTGCCTATGAAACATGCACCTATGCCTATGATCCGGATGCCGACAAAATAGGCATGCAGGCTGCCCAGTCCCTGGGCGTCAGCCCTTCCATGGTGCTGAAGACCCTGATGGTCCTGGCCGATTCCAAGCCCGCCTGCGTGGTGGTGCCCTCCGATTGCGAGGTCTCCATGAAGAAACTGGCCGCCGCCCTGGCGGCCAAATCGGCCCAGATGATGAAACCCGCCGATGCCGAGCGCCTGACCGGCTTCGTGGTGGGCGGCATCTCGCCCTTCGGCCAGAAGCGCGCCGTTCCCACTGTGATGGAACAAGCCGCCCTGGCCCATCCCCAAGTGTTCATCAATGGCGGCCAGCGGGGCTTGCAGGTCAAGCTGGCTCCCGCCGATGCCCTGAAGGCCCTGGGCGCCAAGGCTGCCGCCGTGGTGGCGTGA
- a CDS encoding gamma-butyrobetaine hydroxylase-like domain-containing protein encodes MSLPAERPWPEEIKVDKAARTLRVAFSDGKTFVLPAELLRVESPSAEVQGHSPDQRQVVSGRMHVGIIGVEPVGNYAIKLVFDDLHDSGIYSWDYLYGLGANQDAIWADYLAELEALGLSRDPALTKAPAPKAHGCGGGGGAKSGGCGCS; translated from the coding sequence ATGAGCCTGCCCGCCGAGCGGCCCTGGCCCGAGGAGATCAAGGTGGACAAGGCGGCCCGTACGCTGCGCGTCGCCTTCTCCGACGGCAAGACCTTCGTCCTTCCCGCCGAATTGCTGCGGGTGGAAAGCCCCTCGGCCGAGGTTCAGGGTCACTCTCCCGACCAAAGACAGGTGGTCTCGGGCCGCATGCATGTGGGAATCATCGGCGTCGAGCCGGTGGGCAATTACGCCATCAAGCTGGTCTTCGACGATCTGCATGACAGCGGCATCTATTCATGGGACTACCTCTATGGCCTGGGCGCCAACCAGGACGCCATCTGGGCCGATTATCTCGCCGAGTTGGAAGCCCTGGGCCTGTCGCGCGACCCGGCTCTGACCAAGGCTCCGGCCCCCAAGGCCCATGGTTGCGGCGGCGGTGGCGGGGCCAAGTCGGGCGGCTGCGGCTGTAGCTGA
- a CDS encoding Trm112 family protein has translation MPERVSAFDTKLLDILVAPGTHAPLRYDAAAQELVDDKGGLAYPIRDGIPIMLADEARSIEGDRS, from the coding sequence ATGCCCGAGCGTGTTTCGGCCTTCGATACCAAGCTGCTGGACATCCTGGTGGCGCCCGGCACCCACGCACCCTTGCGCTATGACGCGGCCGCCCAGGAGTTGGTGGACGACAAGGGCGGTCTGGCCTATCCCATCCGCGACGGCATTCCCATCATGCTGGCGGACGAGGCCCGCTCCATCGAGGGAGACCGGTCATGA
- a CDS encoding LON peptidase substrate-binding domain-containing protein, producing the protein MQSDRKLRMDDLPRDLPVFAVSGAILLPKGSSPFMVFEPRYLAMVDDALGMGRMFALVQPRDERDKSGTVKGLYDVGCLGRITAFGETGDGRYLITAAGVCRFRLSGEMEGRAGYRRVRADYTPFSADLDGSDCGPVDRRGLLSIVRAYLGGLGMSADIAQLEKADDADLTVRLAMACPFAPAEKQALLEAASHAERCQLMTGLIQRELLNETGGSSIH; encoded by the coding sequence ATGCAATCCGACCGCAAGCTGCGCATGGACGATCTGCCCCGCGACCTGCCGGTCTTCGCGGTGTCGGGGGCCATCTTGCTGCCCAAGGGCAGCAGCCCGTTCATGGTGTTCGAGCCGCGCTATCTGGCCATGGTCGATGATGCGCTGGGCATGGGCCGCATGTTCGCCCTGGTCCAGCCCAGGGATGAGAGGGATAAGAGCGGAACGGTCAAGGGGCTCTACGATGTCGGGTGCCTGGGACGGATCACCGCTTTCGGCGAAACCGGCGATGGCCGCTACCTGATCACCGCCGCGGGTGTTTGCCGCTTCCGCCTGTCGGGCGAGATGGAAGGCCGCGCCGGGTATCGCCGGGTCAGGGCCGATTACACGCCCTTTAGCGCCGATCTGGATGGCAGTGATTGCGGCCCGGTGGACCGCCGGGGTCTGTTGTCCATCGTTCGCGCCTATCTGGGGGGGCTTGGCATGAGCGCCGACATTGCCCAATTGGAAAAGGCCGACGACGCCGATCTCACAGTGCGTCTGGCCATGGCCTGCCCCTTTGCTCCGGCCGAGAAGCAGGCCCTGCTCGAAGCGGCCAGTCATGCCGAGCGCTGTCAGCTGATGACTGGCTTGATACAACGGGAATTGCTGAACGAAACCGGCGGTTCCTCCATTCACTAG
- the trxA gene encoding thioredoxin, with translation MDLIFNSGAKGAPGAAQGVPGELIKDTTTATFVADVIEMSQKVPVIVDFWATWCGPCKTLGPALEKVVREARGAVRMVKVDVDKNQDLAAQLRIQSVPTVYAFKGGRPVDAFTGAQPESQLKSFVKKLIAGGNAGPTIDDYIAEARQVLEEGDPQTAAGIFNQILQEAPDNASAMAGLLRCLIAVGQTEQAESMLKRLAPEIARHADIMAVATALELARHAGGVGEAAELRRRLAANADDHQARYDLALAYYAGGETEAAVDELLDLFKRDRAWNEDAARKQLVKIFEVLGFAHPLAKSGRARLSTLLFS, from the coding sequence ATGGACCTGATCTTCAATTCCGGCGCCAAAGGAGCCCCCGGCGCCGCCCAGGGCGTGCCGGGCGAACTGATCAAGGACACCACCACCGCCACCTTCGTGGCCGATGTCATCGAGATGTCCCAGAAGGTGCCGGTGATCGTCGATTTCTGGGCGACCTGGTGCGGCCCCTGCAAGACTCTGGGTCCCGCCCTGGAAAAGGTGGTGCGCGAGGCCCGGGGCGCGGTGCGCATGGTCAAGGTGGATGTGGACAAGAACCAGGACCTGGCGGCGCAGTTGCGCATCCAGTCGGTTCCCACCGTCTATGCCTTCAAGGGCGGCCGACCCGTGGACGCCTTCACCGGCGCCCAGCCGGAAAGCCAGCTTAAGTCCTTCGTCAAGAAGCTGATCGCCGGTGGCAATGCCGGGCCGACCATCGACGACTATATCGCCGAGGCCAGGCAGGTGCTGGAAGAGGGCGACCCCCAGACCGCCGCCGGAATCTTCAATCAGATTTTGCAAGAAGCCCCCGACAACGCTTCGGCCATGGCCGGGCTGCTGCGCTGCCTGATCGCGGTGGGACAGACCGAGCAGGCGGAATCCATGCTGAAGCGGCTGGCTCCCGAAATCGCGCGGCATGCGGATATCATGGCCGTGGCCACCGCTCTGGAACTGGCCCGTCATGCCGGTGGAGTGGGCGAGGCCGCCGAGCTGCGCCGCCGTCTGGCCGCCAATGCCGACGATCATCAGGCGCGCTATGACCTGGCCCTGGCCTATTACGCCGGGGGCGAGACCGAGGCGGCGGTGGACGAGCTTCTGGACCTGTTCAAGCGCGACCGCGCCTGGAACGAGGACGCGGCGCGCAAGCAGCTGGTCAAGATCTTCGAGGTCCTGGGATTTGCCCATCCCCTGGCCAAGTCGGGCCGCGCCCGGCTGTCCACCTTGCTGTTTTCCTAA